DNA from Biomphalaria glabrata chromosome 14, xgBioGlab47.1, whole genome shotgun sequence:
AATATGTAAATAAAGGCTTATCTACCATTAGCTTACTACGTtttatatgtaaaacaaaatgaactaataatgattaattgattaattatattttatgatTAATTGATgaactacattttaaaatttattcctGTGTCGTCTTCGACATTGAATAActgcaaagtttcatcttgatcggGGAATGGAAAGTGGGGAAAATAGCGTGCAGAAGATTCCACCTCAGACGAACAGAGTGATTCTATATAAGCTTTTCTCTAAAATGATGCaaaatgacattattattattatagctactatatagcgctactttcatgcttatagtatgctcagaGAGTTTtcggtccaatctcatttgtggaccagtggggggggggaggggagggggtatctaggagttggttttccgtgctgcctttaggcgctcagtaaacactacactgcccgagtcgggtgtcgaacctcgagcccccttctagatatccaagccaagccaagttcaagcctctcgaccacgcttcccacattgtTCTTTATAAGTCCCTACATGCGTGTCACGGACAGCATCGTTGCTTAAAATCGTGCAGTCAAACGGAACAAAGTCACTGTTGCTTAGACATATACACGGATCTGAAGTTTGGAGGATCAGGGCAGCAGGATGTGGTCCGCGGGGCAAAGTTTGGACATCCCTGCCCTACATTGACAAATACGCGCCACTAGCCTGTATACTAAATCAATCAATATTACGACCTTACCTACTGGTACTTGCATTGTTCCGTAAAAGATCTTAGACAAATTTCATACATTTCGAAGGGATGCACTTAGAAGTGGTTTTAAGTAAATGTTTCTACGACTCCCCAATCGTATCACACACTATGTAAAGACAAGCAAGAATTCCAAACACCAATGTGCCTGATCACAAAGACTGCCTCATGCCGAGCTCAATTAAGTCGTGAGCCTACATTTGGTTTGTTAACAGCGTTCCATAcattagattattattattattgacttaGCAAATGATAAAGATGTCACTTTCTATTTGAATGAATACAGCATAATATaacaagataagatatatatatatatatatatatatatatatatatatatatatatatatatatagagagagagagagagagagagagagagacagacagacagacagacagacagacagatagacagacagacagacagacagacagatagatagatagatagatagatagatagatagatagatagatagacagacagacagacagacagacagacaggcagacagacagacagacagacagacagacagacagacagacagacagatagatagatagatagatagacagacagacagacagacagacagacagacagacagatagatagatagatagatagatagatagatagatagatagatagatagatagatagagatagataagTTTAAGTCTGACGTTTGCTTCCCTACGCTACCCTGGGGCTGGGGGTGGGGGTTCACATAAATAATcaatcaaataatcaatcaagTCTAACTTCTTATAACTTATCTTAGACCTAGACCATTTCTTATTCTAATATTATTCCTAATTAATCTTCTAATAACTTTAATGAGAACTTGTAATGGCAACCACTGATTAAAGCTGGTATCGTTAAAACACTTGTGTGATTGTAAAGCACtggtgtcttttaaactctggTGTCCTTCTGATGACCTGATTCTTTATGAGCGTTTTCAAGGACTTCAAATGGCCAGGTAACCACATACTTATACTTTGGTTTATATTGGTATACAGTCCACTGCCTGCCTTTTGTCACACAGGTAACCTGTTACCCTTGACTACCAAGCAAGCCTTGCAACAGCATAAGAAGCTGCAACATTACCGTGACCTTGTTGCCAAGACAACGACCTATGACCTTCCAGTAAGTGAGCAGACGTGGGAGAAGACTTTAAAAGGTAGAGAGAAAAGAAACGGAACAAGATCAAATACAATGTATAGCATGTGACCTCTGCAGGGATTTGGGAATAgtcgtattttttaaaaatcgttgTATAGGTATACACAACAGCTGGTCTTCTTCGTCATAATTGTCTTAATTCTTTAATAAGAGATGAATATAAGACTCGTGAAACTCTAGACCTATGGAAACTTACCTTCACTTACCTGTTTGAACGAATATCTGTCTGGGAAAATTCCAACCAGATTTAAATTATGGCATCCCTATTATTAAAACTCCCCTATTATTCTTATCTGTACCACACTAGCCGTGAAGGTGTCCGGCATAAAAAATTCGGCCTCCTGAGGATAGGATAcctattattgttattgttgtttttgttttagatgttaATATAAACATGTATATCATTTCATCAAGTTTTCTCAGACCTACTAAGTGTCTTCTTTGCTTTATTTCTTTATACCAACAGAACACGAAAAGACTCGGATTCGAGTCCCAGTGAACtctgagattttgaattaaGGGATTCTTAGAACGCCCTTAGTCTAAGCAACTCTAATTCGTACATTAATTGGGAtcgtaaagccggttggtcattgtgctgattAATTGGGAtcgtaaagccggttggtcattgtgctgattAATTGGGAtcgtaaagccggttggtcattgtgctgattAATTGGGAtcgtaaagccggttggtcattgtgctgattAATTGGGAtcgtaaagccggttggtcattgtgctgattAATTGGGAttgtaaagccggttggtcattgtgctgattAATTGGGAtagtaaagccggttggtcattgtgctgattAATTGGGATAGTAAAgcaggttggtcattgtgctgattAATTGGGATAGTAAGgccggttggtcattgtgctgattAATTGGGATAGTAAAGCAGGTTGGTCATTGCGCTGATTAATTGGGATAGTAAGaccggttggtcattgtgctggctacctAAAAGCCTCGTTAACCAAATGCCGAAGAAACAAATTTACTTGACGTTATCTGTCTTATGGATCGAAAGTTGTAAAATAGGAATATGCTCTTCATTTCTCTATACAAACAGAAACAAGGCAAGCCTTTAAAACGTGTAGAAAGGCTGAGCTCTGCTGGTATGCGCCCAGAGTTTTGGTACCCTCCCATCAACAAGACATCGTAGGAGCACCTTCATCGCAAACACAGAACACGGAGACGGCCGAGTCAGCTTCGGAGCACCAGGTTAGGGAATCCCTCTCGTCACGAAGGCCCCGAGCACCGAATGGTCAGCAGCCCTACAGCGTCGGCAGAAGCAGGTAAGTGTTCAGAAGGAAAAGCATTTCggctcccccctcctccccccccccaaccacacaCACccaaaaacaaaccaaaaattttttagtagctacgccactgattttaACTTCAAGACTTTACGTAACATTCGGCAGGTACGATCCCTTCAAACATTCGACATGGTCATTCCAGGagaggaaatgtttttttacttcCGGATTTATACCGCCCCATCAAAGAATCGACCTGCCGACTCCCCTGGAGCGCTCGGTTGAGATAGAGTCTTTAGTCACTATCGCCTCTGAAGAAAGTGTAGAGGAGGCTGTGATATTCAGCTAGAGATTTCATCGCCCACGTGAGCAACGactaatttaactctttctctccgtaattgttTTCCTcgtattagtattagtattattattattcatttggctcatttgttgtcattttatgattaaaattcaataacatttttgctTGTTGTCATAAAATGTTATACgtggtattgaattataggagaatacAAACTCTTATTACAAAACAcatattaaagtttataaatcgaAAACCAAATTTAGTTTAATgtgggtcaaatcaacgttaacatcgtcaattaggagagaaggagttaacAGAAAAATTGAAACAGCTGTCAGAGCATCGAAcacagaatgaaaaaaaaaaaagaaaaggaaatcttaaaatgtaaaaatacgttgttttttttttactttttgtgtggttttgtgtgtttgtgtgaaagtTTGAGTGTGTTTGAGTTTCACCCCGACACCCAAccgcaaacataaaaaaaatctatgcaaATTTTATGTGATTTGTTCGTCAATATGCCCTTAAAACTAAAAGTGCTAGGCTAATCCGACTCCGTAAAATGCCCAAAAGAAGTACAACTTTGCAGGTTTTATAATTTCGTAAGATCGGATTTTTAAATACGTTTTACAAGACTtgtatcaagtcactctgtctttctgtctgtctgataaaaagttagaattaaaaaaagacatcaaTCTTAGTCACTACAGAGAGTTAAAACAAGTCTACGGCGTTTTGCGTCTCGAGAAGCGCTCTTTTCACTTTACAACTTCTAACGTGACCAATCCTAAATAGACTACTGCGGTTACTGGTTGGGCATCTATTATTACCATGTTCTGCAgcacttttacactttttttttctctctatttctggTATGTACGCCAATCCATGAccttttctttctgtttgcTCTCCAAGTgaatctatccagtgcttttgTATTCCCCACAGTTAGTGTTGATTGTAATATGATTGTATACTTCAGTATATCTTAAAAGTGGGCGACCCTTGTCTCTCCTACCTTATATTAGATCATTATACAAGGTCTAGTGTAATTCCAGAGTGTCTTTTGGAATTCAAACTTACATGAGAGCACAAGTAAGTCAATGATAGTTAGTACATCGCTCACtttattctctttttaaaaatcgCATTCtcgaaaacaaaatatcaagaaaaataaattcaataatgaacacatttaattaaaaaaaaggttcaatattttagaacaatggataaaataataatcaatacattaaaaaatatgaatttaaacaTATCACAAAATTTGGGCTAATATATACAACCTTTGAACTTTTCCTGAATGATACATCTCCTGACTATGTTAAAGAAAATAGACGCTTCTAGAActatcaatatatatttatatacatgtgTTGGAcaagataatttaaaaagggTTTGTACACTGGAAATCTTGTTTTATGAAAGAGTCGTTACTGAGTCCTAAATGGGGATAATACAAACTCTGAAACACGTTCTCGATTGGGCCTTGGAATATTGGTGTCAAGAATAAGCTTTACAGAATTTCGTGAGAATGGGTGGGGCATAGGATTGGAGAGTTTGGAAGACAAGTCCACCTtaataaaattcttttaaagtGGGCCTACAGCAAAAGCTAAAATCTTTTAAAGTGGGCCTACAGTAAAAGCTAAATCTTCAAAATGGGGCCTACAGTAAAAGCTAAAATCTTTTAAAGTGGGCCTTTAGTAAAAGCTAAAATCTTTTAAAGTGGGCCTACAGTAAAAGCTAAAATCTTTTAAGGTTAGCCTACATTAAAAGCTAAAATCATGTAAAGTGGGCCAACAGTAAAAGCTAAAATCTTTTAAAGGTGGCATACAATTAAagctaaacatttttaaagtggGCCTACAAGTCGAAGCCGAAATCAAGCTGTAGGCTGAAcatcatttagatctaatcttttTAGCAGTTGTTGATTCCATGCCCTTTGAAGTATTTTTCCTCTTCAGTTCTATATGTCAGTGTTTTGTGAGACAAATTTCCCTCGTAGAGTAGGTTAAGAAATATTACTATATGAATTATAAGTCAAACACGATAGCCTATTATAGAGGTTGATGGCCGCATACCACAGACGTGCGATATGAGCTCGGAACTGTCGTCACACTGGTCCTTGGTTCGAAACCCCCAGCCCACCGACACCCATTGCTCTTCTGCAagaagtttgggctaggatgtaatcatcttcctttATGGAGGAAATACATAGGCTTGTGTTTTACTCAAGTAATACTGAGGTGGCAAGGtgtctgagtggtaaagcgctttgcttccgaaccgggtccggggttcgaagcctggtgaagactaagattttgggcttcgggcgcctttgagtccacccagctctaatggagaacctgacattagttggggaaacatAAAG
Protein-coding regions in this window:
- the LOC129922655 gene encoding uncharacterized protein LOC129922655, with protein sequence MLQPYEYQDEQGNAADVDFEEGRHVKVAVSSKGVCVSQLSESRQKREQFEQSLNKVINGNLLPLTTKQALQQHKKLQHYRDLVAKTTTYDLPVSEQTWEKTLKETRQAFKTCRKAELCWYAPRVLVPSHQQDIVGAPSSQTQNTETAESASEHQVRESLSSRRPRAPNGQQPYSVGRSRYDPFKHSTWSFQERKCFFTSGFIPPHQRIDLPTPLERSVEIESLVTIASEESVEEAVIFS